Proteins from one Streptomyces sp. NBC_00289 genomic window:
- a CDS encoding ABC-F family ATP-binding cassette domain-containing protein, which translates to MGHLEAAHLEYHLPDGRTLLGDVSFRVGEGAVVALVGPNGAGKTTLLRLISGELKPHGGTVTVSGGLGVMRQFVGSVRDETTVRDLLVSVAPPRIREAARAVDKAEHAMMTDEDEAAQLTYAQALSDWAEARGYEAETLWDMCTTAALGVPYDKAQWRQVRTLSGGEQKRLVLEALLRGTDEVLLLDEPDNYLDVPGKRWLEERLKETRKTVLFVSHDRELLARAAEKIVSVEPSPAGADAWVHGGGFDTYHEARRERFARFEELRRRWDEKHAQLKKLVLNLRQAASISHELASRYQAAQTRLRKFEEAGPPPEPPREQDIRMRLKGGRTGVRAVTCKGLELTGLMKPFDLEVFYGERVAVLGSNGSGKSHFLRLLAGDEVTHTGEWKLGARVVPGHFAQTHAHPELAGRALLDILWQEHSQDRGAAMSRLRRYELTQQAEQSFERLSGGQQARFQILLLELEGVTALLLDEPTDNLDLESAEALQEGLEVFDGTVLAVTHDRWFARSFDRYLVFGSDGRVRETPEPVWDERRVERAR; encoded by the coding sequence ATGGGACATCTGGAAGCCGCGCACCTCGAGTACCACCTCCCCGACGGGAGGACCCTGCTCGGCGATGTGTCGTTCCGGGTGGGCGAAGGGGCCGTCGTGGCCCTCGTCGGACCCAACGGGGCCGGCAAGACGACCCTCCTCCGGCTGATCTCCGGCGAGCTGAAACCGCACGGCGGGACCGTCACCGTCAGTGGCGGCCTCGGCGTGATGCGCCAGTTCGTGGGGTCCGTACGGGACGAGACGACCGTGCGCGACCTGCTGGTGTCGGTCGCGCCGCCCCGGATCCGCGAGGCCGCGCGGGCCGTCGACAAGGCCGAGCACGCCATGATGACCGACGAGGACGAGGCAGCCCAGCTGACCTACGCGCAGGCCCTCTCCGACTGGGCCGAGGCGCGCGGGTACGAGGCCGAGACGCTGTGGGACATGTGCACCACGGCCGCGCTGGGCGTGCCCTACGACAAGGCGCAGTGGCGGCAGGTGCGCACCCTGTCCGGGGGCGAGCAGAAGCGGCTGGTCCTGGAGGCGCTGCTGCGCGGCACCGACGAGGTGCTGCTGCTCGACGAGCCCGACAACTACCTCGACGTACCCGGCAAGCGCTGGCTCGAGGAACGCCTGAAGGAGACCCGCAAGACGGTCCTGTTCGTCTCCCACGACCGCGAGCTCCTCGCCCGGGCCGCCGAGAAGATCGTCTCCGTGGAGCCCTCGCCCGCGGGCGCCGACGCCTGGGTGCACGGCGGCGGCTTCGACACCTACCACGAGGCGCGGCGCGAACGGTTCGCCCGCTTCGAGGAGCTGCGCAGGCGCTGGGACGAGAAGCACGCGCAGCTGAAGAAGCTGGTGCTGAACCTTCGGCAGGCCGCCTCCATCAGCCATGAGCTGGCCTCCCGCTACCAGGCCGCCCAGACCCGCCTGCGCAAGTTCGAGGAGGCCGGGCCGCCGCCGGAGCCGCCGCGCGAGCAGGACATCAGGATGCGCCTGAAGGGCGGCCGTACCGGAGTAAGGGCGGTCACCTGCAAGGGACTTGAACTCACCGGCCTGATGAAACCCTTCGACCTGGAGGTCTTCTACGGCGAGCGGGTCGCCGTCCTCGGCTCCAACGGTTCCGGCAAGTCGCACTTCCTGCGCCTGCTCGCCGGCGACGAGGTCACGCACACCGGCGAGTGGAAGCTGGGGGCGCGCGTCGTGCCCGGGCACTTCGCCCAGACGCACGCCCACCCCGAGCTGGCCGGCCGCGCCCTCCTCGACATCCTGTGGCAGGAGCACTCCCAGGACCGCGGTGCCGCCATGTCCCGGCTGCGCCGCTACGAGCTGACCCAGCAGGCCGAGCAGAGCTTCGAGCGGCTCTCCGGCGGCCAGCAGGCCCGCTTCCAGATCCTGCTGCTGGAGCTGGAGGGCGTCACAGCCCTGCTGCTCGACGAGCCGACCGACAACCTCGACCTGGAGTCCGCCGAAGCCCTCCAGGAGGGCCTGGAGGTGTTCGACGGCACGGTCCTCGCGGTCACCCACGACCGCTGGTTCGCCCGCTCCTTCGACCGCTACCTGGTCTTCGGCAGCGACGGCCGGGTCCGTGAGACGCCGGAGCCGGTCTGGGACGAGCGGCGGGTCGAGCGCGCCCGCTGA
- a CDS encoding methyltransferase domain-containing protein — MPKSQETPQKPRETAVYTHGHHESVLRSHTWRTAANSAAYLLGSLKPHMRILDIGCGPGTITADLAELVPDGHVTGVDHAPGILDRARAEAAGRGLTNTDFAVADVHALDHPDDTFCVVHAHQVLQHVGDPVQALREMRRVTRPGGFVAVRDSDYAAMTWYPGSPGMDDWLDLYHRVAHANGGEPDAGRRLKSWALRAGFTDVTATSGTWTFATAEERAWWSDLWAERTVASAYAERVTAGGHATAEELRAVSAAWREWGTREDGWFSVLHGEILCRKGA, encoded by the coding sequence ATGCCGAAGTCGCAGGAGACGCCACAGAAACCGCGGGAGACCGCCGTCTACACGCACGGGCACCACGAGTCCGTGCTGCGCTCCCACACCTGGCGCACCGCCGCCAACTCCGCGGCCTACCTGCTCGGCTCGCTGAAGCCGCACATGCGGATCCTCGACATCGGCTGCGGTCCGGGGACGATCACCGCCGACCTGGCGGAACTGGTCCCCGACGGGCACGTCACCGGCGTCGACCACGCCCCCGGCATCCTGGACCGGGCCCGGGCCGAGGCCGCCGGCCGCGGGCTGACGAACACCGACTTCGCGGTAGCCGACGTGCACGCGCTGGACCACCCGGACGACACCTTCTGCGTGGTGCACGCCCACCAGGTGCTCCAGCACGTCGGCGACCCGGTGCAGGCGCTGCGCGAGATGCGGCGGGTCACCAGGCCGGGCGGGTTCGTCGCGGTGCGCGACTCGGACTACGCGGCGATGACCTGGTATCCCGGGTCACCGGGGATGGACGACTGGCTGGACCTGTACCACCGGGTCGCCCACGCCAACGGCGGGGAGCCGGACGCCGGACGCCGGCTGAAGTCCTGGGCCCTGCGGGCGGGGTTCACGGATGTCACGGCCACCTCCGGCACCTGGACCTTCGCCACCGCCGAGGAGCGTGCCTGGTGGAGCGACCTGTGGGCCGAGCGCACCGTGGCCTCGGCGTACGCGGAGCGAGTCACCGCGGGCGGCCACGCGACGGCGGAGGAACTGCGGGCGGTGTCGGCGGCCTGGCGGGAGTGGGGGACGCGGGAGGACGGCTGGTTCAGCGTGCTCCACGGCGAGATTCTCTGCCGCAAGGGCGCCTGA
- a CDS encoding hydrophobic protein — protein sequence MVPILLVLLLVLVLFGAGFALKVLWWIALAVLVLWVVGFLVRGTSESGSRGRWYRW from the coding sequence ATGGTTCCCATCCTGCTCGTACTGCTGCTGGTGCTGGTTCTCTTCGGTGCCGGTTTCGCGTTGAAGGTGCTCTGGTGGATCGCGCTGGCGGTCCTCGTCCTGTGGGTGGTCGGATTCCTGGTTCGCGGCACGAGCGAGTCCGGAAGCAGGGGCCGCTGGTACAGGTGGTGA
- a CDS encoding gas vesicle protein K, protein MTDRRNRLDLEPDTVERDLVKLVLTVVELLRQLMERQAVRRFDTGDLSEEQEERIGLTLMLLDDRMTELRDRYGLRPEDLNLDLGPLGPLLPRE, encoded by the coding sequence GTGACAGACCGCCGCAACCGGCTGGACCTCGAACCGGACACCGTCGAGCGCGACCTCGTCAAACTCGTCCTGACCGTGGTGGAACTGCTGCGTCAGCTCATGGAACGCCAGGCGGTGCGCCGGTTCGACACGGGCGACCTGAGCGAGGAGCAGGAGGAGCGCATCGGGCTCACCCTCATGCTGCTCGACGACCGCATGACCGAGCTGCGCGACCGCTACGGACTGCGGCCCGAGGACCTGAATCTGGACCTCGGGCCGCTGGGACCTCTGCTTCCCCGGGAGTAG
- a CDS encoding gas vesicle protein, producing MTVVERREIALVDLLDRLLAGGVVIKGDITLRIADVDLVRIDLNALISSVNEQVPSPWGN from the coding sequence ATGACCGTCGTGGAACGCCGGGAGATCGCCCTCGTCGACCTGCTCGACCGGCTCCTCGCCGGCGGCGTCGTCATCAAGGGGGACATCACCCTGCGCATCGCGGACGTCGACCTGGTCCGTATCGACCTGAACGCGCTGATCAGCTCGGTGAACGAGCAGGTGCCGTCGCCTTGGGGGAACTGA
- a CDS encoding GvpL/GvpF family gas vesicle protein — MTGLRYVYAVCHPLGAPLQAQLTGVAGDPPRMLTHHGLVAVVSHVPERDFAEEPLRAHLEDLDWLTGTARAHQGVIDALTVVTTPLPLRLGTVFRDDSGVRVMMEEREADFRDTLDRLAGRVEWGVKVYAEAEPEKTGPTADRPASGRDYLRQRRQHTRASESRWQKAEEFAGRLHTTLSSFAEAARLHAPQNPALSKASGRNVLNAAYLVPREASEEFVELVDRTKDDDPGLRVELTGPWAAYSFAGDTGDTRDVGEGT, encoded by the coding sequence ATGACCGGTCTGCGGTACGTCTACGCCGTCTGCCACCCCCTCGGCGCGCCTCTGCAGGCGCAGTTGACGGGGGTGGCGGGCGACCCGCCCAGGATGCTGACCCACCACGGCCTGGTCGCCGTCGTCAGCCATGTGCCGGAGCGGGACTTCGCCGAGGAACCGCTGCGCGCCCATCTGGAGGACCTTGACTGGCTGACCGGGACGGCCAGGGCACACCAGGGCGTGATCGACGCGCTCACCGTCGTCACCACCCCGCTGCCGCTGCGGCTCGGCACCGTCTTCCGGGACGACAGCGGCGTACGCGTGATGATGGAGGAGCGGGAGGCCGACTTCCGGGACACCCTCGACCGCCTTGCCGGGCGGGTGGAATGGGGCGTCAAGGTGTACGCGGAGGCGGAGCCGGAGAAGACCGGCCCGACGGCGGACAGGCCGGCGTCCGGCCGGGACTACCTGCGGCAGCGGCGTCAGCACACCCGGGCGAGCGAGAGCAGGTGGCAGAAGGCCGAGGAGTTCGCGGGCCGGCTGCACACCACGCTCTCCTCGTTCGCCGAGGCCGCCCGGCTGCACGCGCCGCAGAATCCCGCACTGTCCAAGGCGTCGGGGCGCAACGTGCTCAACGCCGCCTATCTCGTGCCGCGCGAGGCCTCCGAGGAGTTCGTGGAACTCGTCGACCGGACCAAGGACGACGACCCGGGACTGCGGGTCGAACTCACCGGCCCCTGGGCGGCCTACTCCTTCGCGGGGGACACGGGGGACACGCGGGATGTGGGGGAGGGGACATGA
- a CDS encoding gas vesicle protein, whose amino-acid sequence MSMAGRMPEPYGQGGGANLADILERVLDKGIVIAGDIRINLLDIELLTIKLRLIVASVDKAKEMGIDWWEDDPALSTRARRDELTRENAELRERLAQLTRLEPGRTQEHKEPG is encoded by the coding sequence ATGAGCATGGCAGGGCGCATGCCCGAGCCCTATGGGCAGGGCGGCGGCGCCAACCTCGCCGACATCCTGGAAAGGGTGCTCGACAAGGGGATCGTCATTGCGGGCGACATCCGCATCAACCTGCTCGACATCGAACTCCTCACGATCAAGCTGCGGCTCATCGTCGCCTCCGTCGACAAGGCGAAGGAGATGGGCATCGACTGGTGGGAGGACGACCCGGCGTTGTCCACCCGCGCCCGCCGCGACGAACTCACCCGTGAGAACGCCGAGTTGCGCGAGCGGCTGGCCCAGCTGACCCGGCTGGAGCCCGGCCGCACCCAGGAGCACAAGGAGCCCGGATGA
- a CDS encoding SRPBCC family protein, giving the protein MSDTLGSARDATDKAKNNPLTDVARSEAVDRLKAEAQEYLAAQAERLLVGVGHKLGETTGKLNDIAEGNSPGFAKLALDGGRKLAEGKGPLRSALELGATRAKDNVMGALKNLGGGKGKNKGRSGNKPTVILEYVDVGVPLRTAYDQWTQYQDFSTFAKGVKSANRADDVTSDWQMKIFWSTRSWKAHTTEQVPDQRISWTSEGAKGTTKGVVTFHRLDDSLTRVLLVIEYYPKGLFEKTGNIWRAQGRRARLDLKNYVRFIMFKNEAEDGWRGEIQDGEVVVSHEDAIAEEEERQQEEGQDQEDAAAEDTDEEPTDEEPYDEDEEEYEGEEEEEAPAAEDETGEETGEYEEEEEPEAEEEQEGEYEYADGGSRR; this is encoded by the coding sequence ATGAGCGACACCCTCGGATCGGCGCGTGACGCCACCGACAAGGCCAAGAACAACCCGCTCACCGACGTCGCCAGGAGCGAGGCGGTGGACCGGCTGAAGGCCGAGGCGCAGGAATATCTCGCCGCCCAGGCTGAACGCCTGCTGGTCGGGGTGGGACACAAACTCGGTGAGACCACAGGCAAGCTCAACGACATAGCCGAGGGCAACAGCCCCGGCTTCGCGAAACTCGCGCTCGACGGCGGACGCAAGCTCGCCGAGGGCAAGGGGCCGCTGCGCAGCGCCCTGGAGTTGGGGGCCACACGGGCAAAGGACAACGTGATGGGCGCTCTCAAGAACCTCGGCGGCGGCAAGGGCAAGAACAAGGGCCGCTCGGGCAACAAGCCGACCGTCATCCTCGAGTACGTCGACGTGGGCGTGCCGCTGCGCACGGCCTACGACCAGTGGACCCAGTACCAGGACTTCAGCACCTTCGCGAAGGGCGTCAAGAGCGCGAACCGCGCCGACGACGTGACCTCCGACTGGCAGATGAAGATCTTCTGGTCCACCCGCAGCTGGAAGGCGCACACCACCGAGCAGGTACCCGACCAGCGGATCTCCTGGACCTCGGAGGGCGCCAAGGGCACCACGAAGGGTGTCGTCACCTTCCACCGGCTCGACGACAGTCTCACCCGCGTGCTGCTGGTGATCGAGTACTACCCCAAGGGCCTGTTCGAGAAGACCGGCAACATCTGGCGCGCCCAGGGCCGCCGGGCCCGGCTCGACCTCAAGAACTACGTCCGCTTCATCATGTTCAAGAACGAGGCGGAGGACGGCTGGCGCGGCGAGATCCAGGACGGCGAGGTCGTCGTCAGCCACGAGGACGCGATCGCTGAGGAAGAGGAACGCCAGCAGGAGGAGGGGCAGGACCAGGAGGACGCCGCGGCGGAGGACACCGACGAGGAGCCCACCGACGAGGAGCCCTACGACGAGGACGAGGAGGAGTACGAGGGCGAGGAGGAAGAGGAGGCCCCGGCTGCCGAGGACGAGACCGGCGAGGAGACCGGTGAGTACGAGGAGGAGGAAGAGCCGGAGGCGGAAGAGGAGCAGGAGGGCGAGTACGAGTACGCCGACGGCGGTAGCCGGCGATGA
- a CDS encoding DNA primase: protein MNRVGMGLAIGAGYLLGRTKKLKFAFAVGSLVAGKRMHLSPRAIADLASEQLLKNPQFKEIGDQLRQDLRGVGKAASGAMVERQVEALADRLHGRTAEVRDQLAGVVPDTGLDPRDEDQDDDRDDDRDEDAAEDSADDQEPQEEYDEDEDSEGEDSEGEEPDEESEPRRRPAAKKAPAKKAPAKQSQARKAPAKKTASKQAPAKKTAAKKTAAKKTAGKKTAAAGGGARNASRRLPKGGGER from the coding sequence ATGAACCGAGTGGGAATGGGCCTCGCCATAGGGGCCGGATATCTTCTGGGACGCACGAAGAAGCTCAAATTCGCCTTCGCCGTGGGCTCGCTCGTGGCCGGCAAGCGCATGCACCTCAGCCCACGGGCCATCGCGGACCTGGCCTCCGAACAGCTGCTGAAGAACCCGCAGTTCAAGGAGATCGGAGACCAGCTGCGCCAGGATCTGCGCGGGGTCGGCAAGGCCGCCTCCGGCGCGATGGTCGAGCGGCAGGTCGAAGCGCTCGCCGACCGCCTGCACGGCCGTACCGCCGAGGTCCGCGACCAGCTCGCGGGCGTGGTGCCGGACACCGGCCTCGACCCCCGTGACGAGGATCAGGACGACGACCGGGACGACGACCGGGACGAGGACGCCGCCGAGGACTCCGCGGACGACCAGGAGCCGCAGGAGGAGTACGACGAGGACGAGGACTCCGAGGGCGAGGACTCCGAGGGCGAGGAGCCCGACGAGGAGTCCGAGCCGCGCCGCAGGCCGGCCGCGAAGAAGGCCCCGGCGAAGAAGGCCCCGGCGAAGCAGTCCCAGGCACGGAAGGCGCCCGCGAAGAAGACGGCGTCGAAGCAGGCCCCCGCCAAGAAGACGGCCGCGAAGAAGACCGCGGCGAAGAAGACGGCCGGCAAGAAGACCGCGGCGGCGGGCGGCGGCGCCCGTAACGCGAGCCGGCGGCTGCCGAAGGGAGGCGGTGAACGATGA